Proteins encoded in a region of the Prunus persica cultivar Lovell chromosome G4, Prunus_persica_NCBIv2, whole genome shotgun sequence genome:
- the LOC18778969 gene encoding p21-activated protein kinase-interacting protein 1-like, producing MSLIAGSYEKFIWGFKLKSLKPNPDSQSLALTPLFSYPSHLSSITTVATAGSAAASGGSDDTIHLYDMSSATSLGSLHDHSATVTSLSFFTPPHLSFPLNLVSAAADGSFCIYEADPFVLLKSLKPHRKAINDVSLHPSGKLALTVGKDECLSMINLVRGRRSFYCRLGKEASLVTYDGSGDKFYMAMEDKVMVHEAEDARLLCELENSKRVLCVEPGENGVLYTGGEDRCITAWDTNSGKVAYRIEDAHPARVKGIVVLTSKAGAVADDDPYLVASASSDGVIRLWDVRMAVKEKPNPLAEANTKSRLTCLAGSSLKSFKRPQIGKSDKKEEHDAATEGV from the exons atgaGTCTAATAGCAGGCTCATACGAGAAATTCATATGGGGCTTCAAGCTCAAATCCCTAAAACCCAACCCTGATTCTCAATCCCTAGCCCTAACCCCACTCTTCTCCTATCCCTCCCACCTCTCCTCCATCACCACAGTTGCCACCGCTGGCTCTGCCGCGGCCTCCGGTGGCTCCGATGACACCATCCACCTCTACGACATGTCGTCCGCCACCTCCCTCGGCTCTCTCCACGACCACTCGGCCACCGTCACCTCCCTCTCCTTCTTCACCCCTCCCCATCTCTCATTTCCTCTCAACCTCGTCTCCGCCGCCGCCGACGGGTCGTTTTGCATCTACGAGGCCGACCCTTTTGTCCTCCTCAAGAGCCTTAAGCCCCACAGGAAGGCCATCAACGACGTGTCGTTGCACCCTTCTGGGAAGTTGGCTTTGACCGTTGGAAAAGACGAGTGCTTGTCGATGATCAACTTGGTGAGGGGTAGGAGGAGCTTCTATTGCAGGTTGGGGAAGGAGGCTAGCTTGGTGACCTACGATGGTTCTGGGGATAAGTTTTATATGGCTATGGAAGACAAGGTTATGGTTCATGAGGCTGAGGATGCTAGGTTGCTTTGCGAGTTGGAGAATTCAAAGCGGGTTCTCTGCGTCGAGCCGGGCGAG AACGGAGTTTTATATACTGGTGGTGAGGACCGCTGTATTACAGCATGGGACACAAACAGTGGGAAGGTTGCATATCGCATTGAGGATGCACACCCTGCTCGTGTGAAAGGAATTGTTGTGCTTACAAGCAAAGCTGGTGCTGTAGCCGATGATGACCCATATCTTGTAGCATCTGCCTCGTCAGATGGAGTTATACGCCTTTGGGATGTTCGCATGGCTGTTAAGGAGAAGCCAAATCCATTGGCCGAGGCTAATACAAAATCAAGGCTTACTTGTCTGGCTGGATCATCTCTTAAAT CTTTCAAACGGCCACAGATTGGAAAAAGCGATAAAAAAGAGGAGCATGATGCAGCAACAGAAGGCGTATAA
- the LOC18778269 gene encoding uncharacterized protein LOC18778269 yields the protein MGQEEQEQQPQQEQQEGEQVEAPHSDATPQQPSSSQANPPSPPFDPSRMIGIIKRKAVIKELAAVYHAECLAYCQELLELQRKCDEPIIDLKPPEDLKKETMRPPKRLKKTR from the exons ATGGgtcaagaagaacaagaacaacaaccacaacaagaacaacaagAGGGAGAACAAGTTGAAGCTCCTCATTCTGATGCGACCCCTCAGCAACCCTCCTCTTCTCAGGCCAACCCTCCTTCTCCCCCATTCGATCCCAGTCGAA tGATTGGCATCATTAAAAGAAAGGCCGTGATAAAGGAGTTAGCTGCTGTATACCATGCGGAATGCCTTGCATACTGTCAAGAGCTCTTGGAACTTCAAAGAAAATGTGATGAG CCAATTATTGACTTGAAACCTCCAGAGGATTTGAAGAAGGAGACAATGCGACCCCCCAAGCGGCTAAAGAAAACCCGCTAG